One Lepisosteus oculatus isolate fLepOcu1 chromosome 13, fLepOcu1.hap2, whole genome shotgun sequence genomic region harbors:
- the LOC102692706 gene encoding endothelin-converting enzyme-like 1: protein MEKTYSLTAHYDEFQEVKYVSKFNSGTLSNGLNLPLPGAKQRPGRGGGEPGGLPRWSRREICLLSGLVFAAGLCIILGSMLVLKYLSLEQEWTCLEDCEHKKTLLKASRFISGNIDPTIDPCSDFYSFACGGWLRRHGIPEDKLSYGIITAIGEHNEEKLRRLLLQPAKRPGRDSAERKVKAFYRSCVDLAEIDRLGAQPMIEVIESCGGWDLAGGGGGGGGAGWGTGPRPDFNELLYRTQGVYSTAAFFSLTVNVDDKNSSRNAIRIDQEGLTLPERTLYLGQDEDSVKILAAYKALMERLLSMLGAHNATQKAQEILQLETRLANITVSEFDEQRKDISTMYNRITLRQLQRIAPSLHWKRLLDRIFNDNFSEDEGIVVLATDYMQKVSDLIKTTSKRVLHNYMLWRVVASLSEHLSTAFRSTIHEFSREIDGTERQLELSQLCLAQANKHFGMALGALFVQEYFSSDSKAKVQELVEDVKLALYRRLMELDWMDEETKGAAQKKLRHMMVMTGYPEFLLNPEAIDQEYGFEVDEKTYFRNILNSIRFNIKLSVKKIHKEVDKTAWLLPPQALNAYYLPNKNQMVFPAGILQPTLYDPEFPQSLNYGGIGAIIGHELTHGYDDWGGQYDRYGNLRQWWTEESYRKFQKKAECIVKLYDNFTVYNQRVNGRLTLGENIADMGGLKLSYYAYQNWVRIHGPERPLPGLKYTHEQLLFIAFAQNWCMKRRSQSIYLQLLTDKHAPEHYRVIGSVSQFDEFGRVFHCPKGSPMHPNNKCSVW from the exons ATGGAGAAGACCTACTCGCTGACCGCGCACTACGACGAATTCCAGGAAGTCAAGTATGTCAGCAAGTTCAACAGCGGCACCCTGAGCAACGGGCTCAACCTGCCCCTGCCGGGGGCGAAGCAGCGGCCCGGGCGGGGCGGGGGGGAGCCGGGGGGCCTGCCACGCTGGAGCCGGCGGGAGATCTGCCTGCTGTCGGGCCTGGTGTTCGCCGCCGGGCTCTGCATCATCCTGGGCAGCATGCTGGTGCTCAAGTACCTCTCGCTGGAGCAGGAGTGGACCTGCCTGGAGGACTGCGAGCACAAGAAGACTCTGCTGAAGGCCTCCCGCTTCATCTCTGGCAACATTGACCCCACCATCGACCCCTGCTCCGACTTCTATTCCTTCGCCTGCGGGGGCTGGCTGCGCCGGCACGGGATCCCAGAGGACAAGCTCAGCTACGGCATCATCACCGCCATCGGGGAGCACAACGAGGAGAAGCTGCGGCGCCTGCTTCTGCAGCCTGCGAAGCGCCCGGGCCGCGACTCCGCCGAGCGCAAGGTCAAGGCCTTCTACCGCTCCTGCGTGGACCTGGCCGAGATCGACCGGCTGGGCGCCCAGCCCATGATCGAGGTCATCGAGAGCTGCGGGGGCTGGGACCTGGCCGGGGGAGGCGGGGGAGGCGGAGGGGCCGGCTGGGGCACCGGGCCGCGCCCCGATTTTAACGAGCTCCTGTATCGCACCCAGGGGGTGTACAGCACGGCCGCCTTCTTCTCACTAACCGTCAATGTGGACGACAAGAACTCCTCCCGCAACGCCATCCGG ATTGACCAGGAAGGACTCACTTTACCAGAGAGGACCCTGTACCTTGGACAGGATGAAGACAGTGTGAAG ATCTTGGCTGCCTATAAGGCTCTGATGGAGAGGCTACTGAGCATGCTTGGAGCGCACAATGCCACACAGAAGGCACAGGAGATCCTACAGCTCGAGACACGTCTGGCCAAC ATAACCGTTTCCGAGTTTGACGAACAAAGGAAAGACATCAGCACCATGTACAACAGGATCACCCTGCGGCAGCTCCAGCGGATCGCGCCCAGC CTCCACTGGAAGCGTCTGCTGGACAGGATTTTCAATGACAACTTCTCTGAAGACGAGGGGATTGTAGTCCTGGCCACTGATTACATGCAGAAGGTGTCCGACCTCATCAAGACCACCTCCAAGAG AGTCCTGCACAACTACATGCTGTGGCGGGTCGTGGCGTCGCTGAGCGAGCACCTGTCGACGGCGTTCCGCAGCACCATCCACGAGTTCTCGCGGGAGATTGACGGCACGGAGAGGCAGCTGGAGCTGAGCCAGCTGTGCCTCGCGCAGGCCAACAAGCACTTTGGCATGGCGCTGGGGGCGCTCTTTGTCCAGGAGTACTTCTCCTCCGACAGCAAGGCCAAG gtgcAGGAGCTGGTGGAGGATGTTAAGCTTGCTCTGTACCGCCGGCTGATGGAGCTGGACTGGATGGACGAAGAGACAAAAGGGGCAGCTCAAAAAAAG CTGCGACACATGATGGTGATGACTGGGTACCCAGAATTCCTCTTGAACCCTGAGGCCATAGACCAGGAGTATGGG TTTGAGGTGGATGAGAAGACCTACTTCCGCAACATCCTGAACAGCATCAGGTTCAACATCAAGCTGTCGGTGAAGAAGATTCACAAGGAGGTGGACAAGACAGC GTGGCTTCTGCCCCCTCAGGCACTCAATGCCTATTACCTGCCCAACAAGAACCAGATGG TTTTTCCAGCGGGAATCCTGCAGCCCACCCTGTATGACCCTGAATTTCCCCA GTCGCTGAACTACGGGGGGATCGGCGCCATCATCGGGCACGAGCTGACACATGGCTACGATGACTGGG GTGGGCAGTACGATCGCTATGGAAACCTGAGGCAGTGGTGGACAGAGGAGTCCTACCGCaaattccagaagaaagccGAGTGCATTGTCAAACTCTACGACAACTTCACTGTCTACAACCAGAGG GTCAATGGCAGGCTGACACTGGGAGAGAATATCGCTGACATGGGGGGCCTAAAGCTGTCTTATTAT GCCTACCAGAACTGGGTCAGGATACACGGCCCGGAGAGACCTCTCCCTGGGCTGAAGTACACCCACGAACAGCTTCTGTTCATCGCCTTTGCACag